One window from the genome of Ictidomys tridecemlineatus isolate mIctTri1 chromosome 12, mIctTri1.hap1, whole genome shotgun sequence encodes:
- the Ppm1g gene encoding protein phosphatase 1G, which yields MGAYLSQPNTVKCSGDGVGAPRLPLPYGFSAMQGWRVSMEDAHNCIPELDSETAMFSVYDGHGGEEVALYCAKYLPDIIKDQKAYKEGKLQKALEDAFLAIDAKLTTEEVIKELAQIAGRPTEDEDEKEKVADEDDVDNEEAALLHEEATMTIEELLTRYGQNCHKGPPHSKSGAGTGEEPGSQGLNGEAGPEDPSRETPSQENGPTAKAHTGLSSNSERGTEAGQVGEPGTPTGEAGPSCSSASDKLPRVAKSKFFEDSEDESDEAEEEEEDSEECSEEEDGYSSEEAENEEEEDDTEEAEEDDDDEEEEEEEEEEMMVPGMEGKEEPGSDSGTTAVVALIRGKQLIVANAGDSRCVVSEAGKALDMSYDHKPEDEVELARIKNAGGKVTMDGRVNGGLNLSRAIGDHFYKRNKNLPPEEQMISALPDIKVLTLTDDHEFMVIACDGIWNVMSSQEVVDFIQSKISQRDENGELRLLSSIVEELLDQCLAPDTSGDGTGCDNMTCIIICFKPRNTAELQPESGKRKLEEVLSVEGAEENGNSDKKKAKRD from the exons GATGCTCACAACTGTATACCTGAATTGGATAGTGAGACAGCCATGTTCTCTGTCTACGATGGACATGGAG GGGAGGAAGTTGCCTTGTACTGTGCCAAATATCTTCCTGATATCATCAAAGATCAGAAGGCCTATAAGGAAGGCAAGCTACAGAAG GCTTTAGAAGATGCCTTCTTGGCTATTGATGCCAAATTGACCACTGAGGAAGTCATTAAGGAGTTGGCACAGATTGCTGGGAGACCCACTGAGgatgaagatgaaaaagaaaaagtagctgatgaagatgatg TGGACAATGAGGAGGCTGCATTGCTGCATGAAGAGGCTACCATGACTATTGAAGAACTGCTGACACGCTACGGGCAGAACTGTCACAAGGGCCCTCCCCACAGCAAATCTGGAGCTGGGACAGGCGAGGAACCAGGGTCCCAGGGCCTCAATGGGGAGGCAGGACCTGAGGACCCATCTAGGGAAactccatcacaggaaaatggcCCCACAGCCAAGGCCCACACAGGCCTTTCCTCCAACTCCGAACGTGGGACTGAGGCAGGCCAAGTTGGTGAGCCTGGCACTCCCACTGGTGAGGCTGGGCCTTCCTGCTCTTCAGCCTCTGACAAGCTGCCTCGAGTTGCTAAGTCCAAGTTCTTTGAGGACAGTGAGGATGAGTCAGATGAGgcggaggaggaagaggaagacagtGAG GAATGTAGTGAAGAAGAGGATGGCTACAGCAGTGAGGAGGCAGAaaatgaggaagaagaagatgacactgaggaggctgaagaggatgatgatgatgaagaggaggaggaggaggaagaagaagaaatgatggTGCCTGGGATGGAAGGCAAAGAGGAG CCTGGCTCTGACAGTGGCACGACAGCGGTGGTGGCTCTCATAAGAGGCAAGCAGTTGATTGTAGCCAATGCAGGAGACTCTCGCTGTGTGGTGTCTGAGGCTGGCAAAGCTTTAGACATGTCCTATGATCACAAACCAGAGGATGAAGTGGAACTAGCACGCATCAAGAATGCTGGTGGCAAGGTCACCATGGATGGACGAGTCAATGGGGGCCTGAACCTCTCCAGAGCTATTG gagACCATTTCTACAAGAGAAACAAGAACCTGCCACCTGAGGAACAGATGATTTCAGCCCTTCCAGACATCAAGGTGTTGACTCTCACAGATGACCATGAATTCATGGTCATTGCCTGTGATGGAATCTG GAATGTGATGAGCAGCCAGGAAGTTGTAGACTTTATTCAATCAAAGATCAGCCAGCGTGATGAAAATGGGGAGCTTCGGTTATTGTCATCTATCGTGGAAGAG CTGCTGGATCAGTGCCTGGCACCAGACACTTCTGGGGATGGTACAGGGTGTGACAACATGACCTGCATCATCATTTGCTTCAAGCCCCGAAACACAGCAGAGCTTCAGCCAGAGAGTGGCAAGCGGAAACTTGAGGAGGTGCTCTCTGTTGAGGGAGCAGAAGAGAATGGCAACAGCGACAAGAAGAAGGCCAAGCGGGACTAG
- the Znf513 gene encoding zinc finger protein 513 isoform X2: protein MIGWSAARHNHFPGTPGHSRHCASRGLRLPCGCAAAEAEAVDTEDTLDEGAGALVLESDLLLGQDLEFEEEEEEEGDGNSDQLMGFERDSEGDSLGARPGLPYGLSDDESGGGRALSAESEVEEPARGPGEARGERPGPACQLCGGLTGEGPCCGAGGPGGGPPLPPRLLYSCRLCAFVSHYSSHLKRHMQTHSGEKPFRCGRCPYASAQLVNLTRHTRTHTGEKPYRCPHCPFACSSLGNLRRHQRTHAGPPTPPCPTCGFRCCAPRPTRPPSPTEQEGAVPRRPEDALLLPDLSLHVPPGGASFLPDCGQLRGEGEGLCGTGSEPLPELLFPWTCRGCGQELEEGEGSRLGPAMCGRCMRGEAGGGASGVPQGPSDKGFACSLCPFATHYPNHLARHMKTHSGEKPFRCARCPYASAHLDNLKRHQRVHTGEKPYKCPLCPYACGNLANLKRHGRIHSGDKPFRCSLCNYSCNQSMNLKRHMLRHTGEKPFRCATCAYTTGHWDNYKRHQKVHGHGGAGGPGLSATEGWAPPHSPPSVLSTRGPTALGTAGSRALHTDSP from the exons ATGATTGGCTGGTCCGCGGCGCGTCACAATCACTTCCCGGGCACGCCGGGCCATTCTCGCCACTGTGCGTCCCGCGGACTACGCCTCCCGTGCGGCTGTGCGGCAGCGGAAGCGGAAGCGG TGGATACAGAAGACACTCTCGACGAAGGAGCCGGGGCACTGGTGTTGGAAAGTGATTTGCTACTAGGCCAGGATCTGGAGtttgaggaggaagaggaggaggaaggtgacGGCAACAGCGACCAGCTCATGGGCTTTGAGAGAGACTCGGAAG GAGACTCTCTGGGGGCCAGGCCTGGGCTTCCCTATGGGCTGAGCGACGACGAGTCTGGGGGCGGCCGAGCATTAAGTGCTGAGAGTGAAGTTGAGGAGCCAGCCAGGGGTCCAGGGGAGGCCAGGGGTGAGAGGCCAGGCCCAGCCTGCCAGCTGTGTGGGGGGCTGACAGGTGAGGGGCCGTGTTGTGGGGCAGGAGGGCCGGGTGGGGGGCCCCCGCTGCCCCCACGGCTACTGTACTCATGCCGCCTCTGCGCCTTCGTGTCCCACTACTCGAGCCACCTGAAGCGGCACATGCAGACACACAGCGGGGAGAAGCCGTTCCGCTGTGGCCGCTGCCCCTACGCCTCCGCCCAGCTCGTCAACCTGACACGACATACCCGCACCCACACTGGCGAGAAGCCCTACCGCTGTCCCCACTGCCCCTTTGCCTGCAGCAGCCTGGGCAACCTGAGGCGGCATCAGCGTACCCATGCAGGGCCCCCCACTCCTCCCTGCCCGACCTGTGGCTTCCGCTGCTGTGCTCCACGACCAACCCGGCCTCCCAGTCCCACAGAGCAGGAGGGAGCAGTGCCCCGGCGACCTGAAG ATGCTCTGCTCCTTCCAGATTTGAGTCTCCATGTGCCACCAGGTGGTGCCAGTTTCCTGCCAGACTGTGGGCAGCTTCGGGGTGAAGGGGAGGGCCTATGTGGGACTGGATCAGAACCACTGCCAGAGCTACTGTTCCCTTGGACCTGCCGGGGCTGTGGACAAGAGCTGGAGGAGGGTGAGGGTAGTCGGCTGGGACCTGCCATGTGTGGGCGCTGCATGCGAGGAGAGGCTGGAGGGGGTGCCAGTGGGGTGCCCCAGGGCCCCAGTGACAAAGGCTTTGCCTGTAGCCTCTGCCCCTTTGCCACTCACTATCCCAACCACCTGGCCCGGCACATGAAGACACACAGTGGTGAGAAGCCCTTCCGCTGCGCCCGATGCCCTTATGCCTCTGCTCATCTGGATAACCTGAAACGGCACCAGCGtgtccacacaggagagaagccctacaagtgccCCCTCTGCCCTTATGCCTGTGGCAACCTGGCCAACCTCAAACGTCATGGTCGAATCCACTCTGGCGACAAACCTTTTCGATGTAGCCTTTGCAACTACAGCTGCAACCAGAGCATGAACCTCAAACGCCACATGCTGCGGCACACAGGCGAGAAACCCTTCCGCTGTGCCACCTGCGCCTATACCACAGGCCACTGGGACAACTACAAGCGCCACCAGAAGGTGCATGGCCATGGTGGGGCAGGAGGGCCTGGCCTCTCTGCCACAGAGGGATGGGCACCACCTCATAGCCCACCCTCTGTTTTGAGCACTCGGGGTCCAACAGCCCTGGGTACTGCTGGTAGCCGGGCTCTCCATACAGACTCAC
- the Znf513 gene encoding zinc finger protein 513 isoform X3 has translation MPRRKQSHPQPVKCEGVKVDTEDTLDEGAGALVLESDLLLGQDLEFEEEEEEEGDGNSDQLMGFERDSEGDSLGARPGLPYGLSDDESGGGRALSAESEVEEPARGPGEARGERPGPACQLCGGLTGEGPCCGAGGPGGGPPLPPRLLYSCRLCAFVSHYSSHLKRHMQTHSGEKPFRCGRCPYASAQLVNLTRHTRTHTGEKPYRCPHCPFACSSLGNLRRHQRTHAGPPTPPCPTCGFRCCAPRPTRPPSPTEQEGAVPRRPEDALLLPDLSLHVPPGGASFLPDCGQLRGEGEGLCGTGSEPLPELLFPWTCRGCGQELEEGEGSRLGPAMCGRCMRGEAGGGASGVPQGPSDKGFACSLCPFATHYPNHLARHMKTHSGEKPFRCARCPYASAHLDNLKRHQRVHTGEKPYKCPLCPYACGNLANLKRHGRIHSGDKPFRCSLCNYSCNQSMNLKRHMLRHTGEKPFRCATCAYTTGHWDNYKRHQKVHGHGGAGGPGLSATEGWAPPHSPPSVLSTRGPTALGTAGSRALHTDSP, from the exons ATGCCCCGAAGGAAGCAAAGCCACCCGCAGCCCGTGAAATGCGAGGGGGTCAAAG TGGATACAGAAGACACTCTCGACGAAGGAGCCGGGGCACTGGTGTTGGAAAGTGATTTGCTACTAGGCCAGGATCTGGAGtttgaggaggaagaggaggaggaaggtgacGGCAACAGCGACCAGCTCATGGGCTTTGAGAGAGACTCGGAAG GAGACTCTCTGGGGGCCAGGCCTGGGCTTCCCTATGGGCTGAGCGACGACGAGTCTGGGGGCGGCCGAGCATTAAGTGCTGAGAGTGAAGTTGAGGAGCCAGCCAGGGGTCCAGGGGAGGCCAGGGGTGAGAGGCCAGGCCCAGCCTGCCAGCTGTGTGGGGGGCTGACAGGTGAGGGGCCGTGTTGTGGGGCAGGAGGGCCGGGTGGGGGGCCCCCGCTGCCCCCACGGCTACTGTACTCATGCCGCCTCTGCGCCTTCGTGTCCCACTACTCGAGCCACCTGAAGCGGCACATGCAGACACACAGCGGGGAGAAGCCGTTCCGCTGTGGCCGCTGCCCCTACGCCTCCGCCCAGCTCGTCAACCTGACACGACATACCCGCACCCACACTGGCGAGAAGCCCTACCGCTGTCCCCACTGCCCCTTTGCCTGCAGCAGCCTGGGCAACCTGAGGCGGCATCAGCGTACCCATGCAGGGCCCCCCACTCCTCCCTGCCCGACCTGTGGCTTCCGCTGCTGTGCTCCACGACCAACCCGGCCTCCCAGTCCCACAGAGCAGGAGGGAGCAGTGCCCCGGCGACCTGAAG ATGCTCTGCTCCTTCCAGATTTGAGTCTCCATGTGCCACCAGGTGGTGCCAGTTTCCTGCCAGACTGTGGGCAGCTTCGGGGTGAAGGGGAGGGCCTATGTGGGACTGGATCAGAACCACTGCCAGAGCTACTGTTCCCTTGGACCTGCCGGGGCTGTGGACAAGAGCTGGAGGAGGGTGAGGGTAGTCGGCTGGGACCTGCCATGTGTGGGCGCTGCATGCGAGGAGAGGCTGGAGGGGGTGCCAGTGGGGTGCCCCAGGGCCCCAGTGACAAAGGCTTTGCCTGTAGCCTCTGCCCCTTTGCCACTCACTATCCCAACCACCTGGCCCGGCACATGAAGACACACAGTGGTGAGAAGCCCTTCCGCTGCGCCCGATGCCCTTATGCCTCTGCTCATCTGGATAACCTGAAACGGCACCAGCGtgtccacacaggagagaagccctacaagtgccCCCTCTGCCCTTATGCCTGTGGCAACCTGGCCAACCTCAAACGTCATGGTCGAATCCACTCTGGCGACAAACCTTTTCGATGTAGCCTTTGCAACTACAGCTGCAACCAGAGCATGAACCTCAAACGCCACATGCTGCGGCACACAGGCGAGAAACCCTTCCGCTGTGCCACCTGCGCCTATACCACAGGCCACTGGGACAACTACAAGCGCCACCAGAAGGTGCATGGCCATGGTGGGGCAGGAGGGCCTGGCCTCTCTGCCACAGAGGGATGGGCACCACCTCATAGCCCACCCTCTGTTTTGAGCACTCGGGGTCCAACAGCCCTGGGTACTGCTGGTAGCCGGGCTCTCCATACAGACTCAC
- the Znf513 gene encoding zinc finger protein 513 isoform X1, with product MGFERDSEGDSLGARPGLPYGLSDDESGGGRALSAESEVEEPARGPGEARGERPGPACQLCGGLTGEGPCCGAGGPGGGPPLPPRLLYSCRLCAFVSHYSSHLKRHMQTHSGEKPFRCGRCPYASAQLVNLTRHTRTHTGEKPYRCPHCPFACSSLGNLRRHQRTHAGPPTPPCPTCGFRCCAPRPTRPPSPTEQEGAVPRRPEDALLLPDLSLHVPPGGASFLPDCGQLRGEGEGLCGTGSEPLPELLFPWTCRGCGQELEEGEGSRLGPAMCGRCMRGEAGGGASGVPQGPSDKGFACSLCPFATHYPNHLARHMKTHSGEKPFRCARCPYASAHLDNLKRHQRVHTGEKPYKCPLCPYACGNLANLKRHGRIHSGDKPFRCSLCNYSCNQSMNLKRHMLRHTGEKPFRCATCAYTTGHWDNYKRHQKVHGHGGAGGPGLSATEGWAPPHSPPSVLSTRGPTALGTAGSRALHTDSP from the exons ATGGGCTTTGAGAGAGACTCGGAAG GAGACTCTCTGGGGGCCAGGCCTGGGCTTCCCTATGGGCTGAGCGACGACGAGTCTGGGGGCGGCCGAGCATTAAGTGCTGAGAGTGAAGTTGAGGAGCCAGCCAGGGGTCCAGGGGAGGCCAGGGGTGAGAGGCCAGGCCCAGCCTGCCAGCTGTGTGGGGGGCTGACAGGTGAGGGGCCGTGTTGTGGGGCAGGAGGGCCGGGTGGGGGGCCCCCGCTGCCCCCACGGCTACTGTACTCATGCCGCCTCTGCGCCTTCGTGTCCCACTACTCGAGCCACCTGAAGCGGCACATGCAGACACACAGCGGGGAGAAGCCGTTCCGCTGTGGCCGCTGCCCCTACGCCTCCGCCCAGCTCGTCAACCTGACACGACATACCCGCACCCACACTGGCGAGAAGCCCTACCGCTGTCCCCACTGCCCCTTTGCCTGCAGCAGCCTGGGCAACCTGAGGCGGCATCAGCGTACCCATGCAGGGCCCCCCACTCCTCCCTGCCCGACCTGTGGCTTCCGCTGCTGTGCTCCACGACCAACCCGGCCTCCCAGTCCCACAGAGCAGGAGGGAGCAGTGCCCCGGCGACCTGAAG ATGCTCTGCTCCTTCCAGATTTGAGTCTCCATGTGCCACCAGGTGGTGCCAGTTTCCTGCCAGACTGTGGGCAGCTTCGGGGTGAAGGGGAGGGCCTATGTGGGACTGGATCAGAACCACTGCCAGAGCTACTGTTCCCTTGGACCTGCCGGGGCTGTGGACAAGAGCTGGAGGAGGGTGAGGGTAGTCGGCTGGGACCTGCCATGTGTGGGCGCTGCATGCGAGGAGAGGCTGGAGGGGGTGCCAGTGGGGTGCCCCAGGGCCCCAGTGACAAAGGCTTTGCCTGTAGCCTCTGCCCCTTTGCCACTCACTATCCCAACCACCTGGCCCGGCACATGAAGACACACAGTGGTGAGAAGCCCTTCCGCTGCGCCCGATGCCCTTATGCCTCTGCTCATCTGGATAACCTGAAACGGCACCAGCGtgtccacacaggagagaagccctacaagtgccCCCTCTGCCCTTATGCCTGTGGCAACCTGGCCAACCTCAAACGTCATGGTCGAATCCACTCTGGCGACAAACCTTTTCGATGTAGCCTTTGCAACTACAGCTGCAACCAGAGCATGAACCTCAAACGCCACATGCTGCGGCACACAGGCGAGAAACCCTTCCGCTGTGCCACCTGCGCCTATACCACAGGCCACTGGGACAACTACAAGCGCCACCAGAAGGTGCATGGCCATGGTGGGGCAGGAGGGCCTGGCCTCTCTGCCACAGAGGGATGGGCACCACCTCATAGCCCACCCTCTGTTTTGAGCACTCGGGGTCCAACAGCCCTGGGTACTGCTGGTAGCCGGGCTCTCCATACAGACTCAC